The Homo sapiens chromosome 17 genomic scaffold, GRCh38.p14 alternate locus group ALT_REF_LOCI_1 HSCHR17_2_CTG2 DNA segment ACATAATCCACCTCACATAATCCGCCCTCACATAATCCACCCTCACATAATCCACCCTCACGTAATCCACCTCACATAATCCACCTCGCATAATCCACCCACCCTCACATAATCCACACTCACATAATCCACCTCACATAATCCACCTCACATAATCCACCCTCACATAATCCACCTCACATAATCCACCCTCACATAATCCACCTCACATAATCCACCCTCACATAATTCACCCTCACATAATCCACCTCACATAATCCACCCTCACATAATCCACCCTCACATAATCCACCCTCACATAATCCACCCTCACATAATCCACCCACATTCACATAATCCACCTCACATAATCCACCTCACATAATCCACCCTCACATAATCCACCCCTCACATAATCCACCCTCACATAATCCACCTCACATAATCCACCCTCACATAAGACTGTGCAGCTGTCTGGTCTCCATTTCTGCCGGGTGGGGTATTCCATCCTCATCTCGGGCAACATGTCCCAAAAGTATGGTTTCCAGTATGGCTCCTTAGGTCCCACCCATTTCTTCTCTGGGACCCCAAAGACCcaacccccaccttttttttcttttttttgacacggagtctccgTCTGTctccaggccggagtacagtggcaccatctcggctcactgcaagctccgcctcgtgggttcaagcgattctgctgcctcagcctcctgagtagctgggactacaggggtgcagccactatgcctagctaatttttgtatttttagcagagacagggtttcatcatgttggccaggatggtctcgatctcttgaccttgcttcagcctcccaaagtgctgagattacaggtgtgagccaccgcgcccagccaagacccTTAAAAGAAGGACACTTCACTTCCTCTTACAACTCAGACATACCTGTGAGGCTCCTGGGCTATGGAACACCCCAGCCCTTTCGCAGCCCTTGATGGAAATTGTTTTTCAGCCCTCTGAATAAAATGACCACTGtttacttaatcttttttttttcttttttttgagacagggtctcgttccctcgtccatgctggagtgcagtggcacgatcatgactcactgcagtctcaacttcccagactcaagcaattttcctgcctcagcctcccaaagtgctgggattacaggtgtgagccaccatgcccagcagaggAATCTTTTCCGATCAACATCTTCTGAGAGTCCCTGGCCCAAGTAGGCAGATGCTTGCTACGGCACTGCCTTCAGGCCATTAGCAAAAAGTGTGCTTAAATGCCCAGAGGTGTTCCCAGGCCACGTTTTGTTCATACGAGGAGTACAAAATGATGCCAAAGTGTTAGCATTCTTGGGACTGAAAACCTCTCTCCAACATCCCCTAGGATTTTCCTGGATATGACCAGAAATCCATTCCCAATTTCTCTGCCTCCAGGCCCCAATTCTGGTTTCCTCAAAGAGGAGGAAGTGTTCTTGGTTCCCAAAATATgcttgcagtgcagtggtataatggtaaatgtttaacaacaataacaaaaaggccctaactggccgggcgcagtgactcacgcctggaatccaagcactttgggaggccgaggtgggtgggtcacctgaggtcaggagtttgagaccagcctggccaacatggtgaaaccttgtctctactaaaaatacaaaaattagccgggcatggtggcatgtgcctgtaatcccagctagtcgggaggctgaggcaggagaatcgctcaaacccgggaggtgcaggttgcagtgagcggagattgcaccactgcactccaacctgggtgacagagcaagactctgtctcaaaagagtaattttaaaaagtaaggcaACAAATTATCAGGAGTTTTTGAGCTGGTTGTTAAGCacagttattattaaaaattacattctatacatttataataaattacacTAAAAATAGGTAATATGTGCTCAAAACTCATCCCCTCCTAAAAATTTTACTACACTGTACTCCTATCTATGCTGTTGAGGTTATTTCCATAGATTGTATCTGTGTGATAGAAACACCATGTAACCACATGCTGCTGTACGTCTTCCCAATTCTGACTGATGACCTCGCTTGgtagtttgaaatcagccatgaTGGGGATATTAACACCACACAAGTCAGCAAATGCTGtcagttaggatttttttttttttttttttttttttgagacggagtcttgctcttgtcgcccaggctggagtgcgatggtgcgatcttggctcactgcaacctccacctcccgggtttaagagattctcctgtctcagcctcccgagtaactgagattacaggcgcctgccgccacctggctaatttttatatttttagtagagacggggtttcctgcttcagcctcctaagtagctgagaatacaggcgtgcaccaccatgcccagctaatttttttattttttatttttttaatttttagtagagatggggtttcaccatgtttgtcagactggtctcgaactcctgacctcgtgatccaccggcctcggcctcccacagtgctggatgacaggcgtgagcccccgcgcccggtcCGTGCATTTACAGCACAAGTTCACGCTTATCTACAAAGCATCCACCTCTCACCGCACCTTCCGGGACCACGGGATTTAACGCCTCACCGCCCGATGACAGCACGAGGTGGAAAGGGCAGCGACAATGCTCGCGCGTCCCCTCCCGGCGATCCGGAGCACGGCAGCCCCGGAGCGCGCGGCCACTCCTCGCTCCCCTCAGGAGCTCGTAAGAGCCCCGCGCGGGGCCGAGGCGCGAGAGCACGCGCAACGCTTCCTGGGAAATGTAGTTGGGTGTCGGATTAGAACTACAAATCCCGGTACTCACCGCGCTGCAGCCCCGACCGTGAGGGCGCTTTCTGGTGAATCTGAATCTCGTTTGTCTGTGACATGGGGAAAGCTGTCCAAGCCCAATTCCATTTTCACAAGAGGCTTTCTTTTTGGAAACATGATAGCGGTCTCGCTGGTGTGCGCACCAGGAGCGTTGCGGCCGCGGCTTCCTCCTGCGGCGAATCTGCCGTTGCATCACAGTGGCTAGTCTCAGGGCCCGCAACGTGACGCTTGTCGAATCTGCTGCGGGGAGAAGGACGCGAGGGTTGCTTGGGCAGCGACTGTCATGGCGGCGGCCGCCCCCAATGCCGGAGGCTCGGCCCCTGAGACAGCGGGTTCCGCCGAAGCTCCGCTGCAGTACAGCCTGCTCCTGCAGTACCTGGTGGGTGACAAGCGTCAGCCCCGGCTCCTGGAGCCTGGGAGCCTGGGCGGGATCCCAAGTCCAGCCAAGAGTGAGGAGCAGAAGATGATCGAGAAGGCGATGGAAAGCTGCGCTTTCAAGGCTGCGCTGGCCTGCGTGGGAGGTGAGGCCGGGCGATGGgacccttgggaggctgagggcctGGACGGCAGTGGGGATCTCTGCCGAGAAGACCACGCGCCTGGGAGGCGAGGGACTGCGGGCCTTGACCTTGACCACACCCTCGCCTCGTTCGTGAATCGGGCGTCACCTCTCCTGCCCCCTCAGGCCGGCTTTCCTGATGAAAATTGGGTTAGAGAATCGGTGCTGTGGTTGGGGCCTGAAAGTTATTACAtgacatcctggctaacacggtgaaaccccgtctctactaaaaatacaaaaaattagctggacgtggtggtgggcgcctgtagtcccagctattcgggaggttgaggcaggagaatcgcttgaacccaggaggcggagcttgcagtgagccgagatgtgccactgctctccagcctgggcgacagagcgagactccgtctcaaaaacaacaacaaaaagttattaCGTGGGTGACTTCATTCATCCGTTCATTCCCTTAAATTCATTCTCTTAAAtaattctttcaacaaattgTTCCTAAGCAATATCACGTGCCAGGTGAAAGAGACAAGAGCCTGGTCTTCATGGGGCCTGTATTATACTATGTGGAGAAGAATGTTGAGCAGGAACACTGCAGAGGAAGGATGCAGACATATGGAAATGCACATGCAGACGACTCTAGGGCAGCAGTTGTTTGAGGTTTGAAAAACTGAAAGACCATTGTGACTAGACAGCCCCGAGCAAGGAGAGACGAAGTCTGCACTTGTCCTTCTGTTTTTCCCTTAAGTTGAAGGGGAGGTGCCCATGATTTTATTAAACTCATATTGACCATGAGGTCATGAGAGGGCATCCATCTGGACATGTCCAGCCGGCTCAGGAAGGACAGATGTGGCAGCAGTGTGGGATTTGCCATTAggtagctgtgtggccttgggagaagttgcttaacctctctgagcctcagtttatagAAAGGAGAGGCTAATAGCATCTGTCTCACTGGATTATTGTGAAGAATGAATGAGGCTGTGGCATACTGGCATGTGCTCAGTAAAGCATTACTGTGAATGTCACAGTGGCCAAGAGAGTGATTTGCAAAGTTGATAGCTGAAGTTGAGGGTGGCTGGTTTACATATGAGAGAATGTAGAGAGAATAGAGGGTTAAAGATGGAATCTTGAGAAATGTTAGGGAATGACAGGAGGAAGAAATCTTAGAGACGGAGAAGATGATGTCAGTAACATAGACCCTGGATTGCAAGTCTCCAGGCAAGTGGAGAGTTTGAGTGGCAAGAGGGGGGTGTCCTCTGCACCGGTGGTCATCCAAAAGCATGGTCCCTTCCAGGATGATCCCAATAGAGTAATGCAGAAAACATGCCAAAGACACCTTCATCTCTGTGTTTGCTTCTAGGATTTGTCTTAGGAGGTGCATTTGGGGTGTTTACCGCTGGCATCGATACCAACGTGGGCTTTGACCCTAAGGATCCTTACCGTACACCGACTGCAAAAGAAGTGCTGAAAGACATGGGGCAGAGAGGAATGTCCTATGCCAAAAATTTCGCCATTGTGGGAGCCATGTTTTCTTGTACTGAGTGTTTGATAGAATCTGTAAGTGTCTCTGCCTTCTAAGAAATCCTTGCTGGGGCCACCATTTCATTACTTTTAAAGAGAAATTGCTCTTTAAAAGTCATTTGAAAGTTGTTACTAGAAAGCAAATCAGAAGCATCAGATACATTCTAGGTTGAACTTCCATAAAATAGTCCCTGTGGCAGACTTTGTGTGTGTTTACAGTATGGGCttgcattattttttactttttgtaggcTAGAAGTTAGCTAATGATTTTAAACGAGACTTATTGGAGAGCCCCTTGAAGAAATTTTGATTACATTCCAAATGCTGGGCTTGGTTTCAGCACTCTGGTGCCACCTGCAGGAAGCATCTATGAAcgcatactatatatatatatatatatatatatatatatatatacacgctgTATACTTAGGAACTATATTTTCAAGAAAGATTAGGTTTCCTTTGGGTAGGGACTGAATGAGCTAACGAGCAACCCTGTGTATTCCTCCTTAATGGTCTGCCTTGGCTTGTTTCTTTGGCTCTAACGTGTACTTCCCTGCCCACAGTACCGGGGAACATCAGACTGGAAGAACAGTGTCATCAGTGGCTGCATCACGGGAGGAGCTATTGGTTTCAGAGGTTAGTAAACGGCTCTCGAATGCTTTTTCTTTGTGGCCTTGGACAACGTGCTGAGGTTGTCATTTCCAAACACACGAGTGTTCCAGGGACACTTGATCTTCTTCCCTCTGACAAATAAATCATGTTTGTTTCTGTGGTAACTCGGTTTTGGAAACTTGTAGGATCTAGATGAGGGTTTCCCATCgttggcactactgacatttcGACCAGACGAATCTTTGTCGGGATTGGGTCTGTTTTGTGCATTCTAAGACGTTgagcagtatccctggcctctacccacgaGATGCAAGTAGCACCCCCGTCCGTtgtaacaacttttttttttttaaagagaccgaatctcactctgtcgcccaggctggagtgcagtggcacgatgtcagctcactgcaacctccacctcctgggttcaagcgattcccctgcctcagcttcccaggtagctgggattacaggcacccgccaccatgctcagctaatttttatttttttagtagagatcaatttcacctggtctcgaactcctgacctcgtgatctgcctgcctcagcctcccaaagtgctgggattacaggcatgagccaccacgtgtgGCCAACATTTTTCTCAGTAATTCTAGAcaattgtcttttaattttagatataAATTATAATGGTAATATCTTTCTGCCCTTGGGGATTCTGATTTCTACCCATTGAATGCTAAGTACAGATATTCTAGAAATATTAGATTatcagctgcaaaaaaaaaaaaaaaaagaaaaccaatttgCTGCCTCTTCTCCCCGTTGGCATGTCCATTCAGAGCGTGGTGGAGGGCCTTGGTGACTTGACTTTCCTAGAAGCAGCAGTGTTTTATCACTGGGCCACTTTCCATCTGTCATGCCCTAACTTACCCAGAGCAAAaagccagttttctcatcttctgAGAGACAGGATGATTTGCTGTCATGAAACCTGGTTTTGCTCCTCAAGCACCATTTATGATGACGGACTGACTTCTCCGCCGGTCGTCCCATTGTTCAGCTTCACCAGGGCCTCTTTGAGAAGCTCTGCTGTCTCCAGTACTGCTTTGATCACCTTCCCAGGAATGTATTCCATAAACAAATCAGGGTCAAGGCCATATGCTTTCATTTGATTCCGAGGGCTGCTTCTCTCAACCAGTTTCCTGCCTGCGAGGGGCTATTTCCCTAAGACTAGAAATACCCTTTGAAGGAGAAAAGCTAAACAAATGTAGTTAGATAAAGCGCACTGGATTAGATCATATACACTGCTTCATTGATGTCTTCCAGAGCTATGATCGTTTGAATGACTTACAGTGCTTAAGCTCATTTCATGACACTGAGGGTGTGCCAACTTTCCGTGAGTGCCTCGTGACCCAGCAGCTGTCACCACAGGTcatgttctttctgtttgtttgacaGCTGGCTTAAAGGCTGGGGCCATTGGTTGTGGAGGTTTTGCTGCTTTCTCTGCTGCGATTGATTATTACCTCCGGTGAGAGTAATTGCCTGCAGGGAAGGATGATGCCAGCCCCGGATCCGGGCTGCTCTCTGGAGGACAGTTTCTGTACCACACCAGGGCCTTGCTTCAGGGCCTGAAGACATTCATTTTCCCTCATGTCGTTGGTATTCTGAGGGAGCTGCCTGGCTTCTCTGCCTCCAGCCTTTGGGGTAGCCACACTTTGCTGCTCCTGGACTCCAGCCAGCCTTCACAGAGGACGTCCCGTGCCAGATTCTCTCACAGCAGATCGGGAGACAGGATGTTGACATATAGGAATTCAGCTCCACAAAGCTTCAGGCCTGACCACAGCTGGCCCTCTAGGTTGTTTGGTGTTGTGGGCACAGAGGTGACAGTGTCTCTGCAGGCACTCAGGAAGCTGTTCTACCTTGGAACTCCATGCAACTATCCGTCTCGAATACCAGGGCAGGGCAAGGCGGACTGATGCCGTCCAACCAATTATCTCACTTGTTTTGTGTTCTGtcatccttgttttttttttaaaaatacactcccctcccccaccgcCACACACCTTACAGTTCAAAAGGttggtttatttgtattttattttcaaattccctATTCCAAAAATAGTGCCGGGTGGCCCAAAGATAACATCTGaagggaaagaatgagaaagcTCCCAGGGAAGCGGGGGATGGGGCGCTGAGGCAGGGTTGTTAGAGGACTGTGTCATCCTCACCAAGCTCATTACATCTGCCAGGGCCTGCCTCAAGAAGCCCAGCCCAGCCTTTTCCTGGGATGCAGTGAAATCCCATCCATGAACTCGATGGGCCCCTCCTGTGCCGGCCGAGAGGCACACACTGCCTTCACGACGTGACTGCTGGACCTGGCCGAGCTTGAGGCCACATGTGAAGGGTCCTGCTGTGGTCATCTTGGTGACTCGGTCACAGCAGCTACTGGCCAAGATCAGACGTCGCTGAGGGGCTGTTCACCACCATCCTCGTTCTCCAGGGTCAAGGAAGTGTTTTAACATGT contains these protein-coding regions:
- the TIMM22 gene encoding mitochondrial import inner membrane translocase subunit Tim22; the encoded protein is MAAAAPNAGGSAPETAGSAEAPLQYSLLLQYLVGDKRQPRLLEPGSLGGIPSPAKSEEQKMIEKAMESCAFKAALACVGGFVLGGAFGVFTAGIDTNVGFDPKDPYRTPTAKEVLKDMGQRGMSYAKNFAIVGAMFSCTECLIESYRGTSDWKNSVISGCITGGAIGFRAGLKAGAIGCGGFAAFSAAIDYYLR